A window of the Brumimicrobium sp. genome harbors these coding sequences:
- a CDS encoding polymorphic toxin type 46 domain-containing protein — translation MVNVVIYQGPSPGVPYSVHVLSSNGTNTFSYTANSSDIYVQIRQSGTYLLDNIRLYREYEDTVIVGGYVASGGYHYSFQNQEKHDEIRGKGKYINYKYRGYDPRVGRLDWMVDPLAAKYPYYSPYAFSGNRVIDMVELEGLEPANRGNAGVYFGLRAGGSNHEDAQKVIDKMTNAERNAVAPLTIGAAVGVAVVVDIFVTKGWMSRTMAWYMLGNEINATDRYNEAKANGNKESEAKYKEQMETYGPGATMSAFTEVAPVVASSIMKGARKSLAMKWMGSESKTKYINFNKQVYTKTYTEGSVLYQYRVPGKSEGSFFVTSLSVTPEEVGLLSSKYTEVYKVTTTAKKVNALVSTHIKDAKYFADGVTPVKGGGKQIFSKEINSSTAKFEKINP, via the coding sequence GTGGTAAATGTTGTCATCTATCAAGGACCTAGCCCGGGTGTTCCATACAGCGTGCATGTGCTATCTTCCAATGGCACAAACACTTTTTCCTATACCGCAAATAGCTCCGATATTTACGTACAAATTCGCCAATCCGGAACGTATTTATTAGATAATATCAGGTTGTATAGAGAGTATGAAGATACCGTGATTGTTGGAGGTTATGTGGCGAGTGGAGGATATCACTATTCTTTCCAAAATCAAGAAAAACACGATGAAATCCGTGGAAAAGGGAAATATATTAACTATAAGTACCGTGGATATGACCCGAGGGTGGGGAGATTGGATTGGATGGTGGATCCGCTGGCGGCTAAATATCCATATTATTCTCCGTATGCTTTTTCAGGGAATAGAGTTATTGATATGGTCGAATTAGAAGGTTTAGAGCCTGCAAACAGAGGAAACGCAGGAGTTTACTTTGGGTTAAGGGCAGGAGGTTCAAACCATGAAGATGCGCAGAAAGTAATAGACAAAATGACTAATGCTGAACGAAATGCTGTTGCACCTCTTACTATAGGAGCGGCAGTTGGAGTAGCTGTTGTAGTGGATATATTCGTTACTAAAGGTTGGATGTCAAGAACTATGGCCTGGTACATGTTAGGCAACGAGATAAATGCTACCGACCGATACAATGAGGCAAAAGCGAATGGAAACAAAGAAAGCGAAGCCAAGTACAAGGAACAAATGGAAACATATGGACCAGGTGCTACTATGAGTGCGTTTACCGAAGTAGCACCAGTTGTAGCTTCATCGATTATGAAAGGTGCCCGAAAAAGTTTGGCTATGAAGTGGATGGGTTCAGAAAGTAAAACAAAATATATTAATTTTAATAAACAAGTATATACAAAAACCTATACTGAGGGTTCTGTATTATATCAATATAGAGTCCCAGGAAAAAGTGAAGGGAGTTTTTTTGTAACCTCTTTAAGTGTCACTCCAGAAGAAGTTGGTTTGCTTTCTAGCAAATATACAGAAGTTTATAAAGTTACAACAACTGCTAAAAAGGTCAATGCACTAGTATCTACACATATAAAAGATGCAAAATACTTTGCAGATGGAGTTACTCCTGTAAAAGGAGGCGGCAAACAAATATTTTCCAAAGAGATTAATTCAAGCACAGCAAAATTTGAAAAAATAAACCCATAG
- a CDS encoding LysM peptidoglycan-binding domain-containing protein, whose protein sequence is MLEKSTYYILDAQGNQLSMYDYLVDTAENTAKYYLSERNIYGSSRLGTLKDPLEVFSGVPLPSYGTVGNRNYELNNHLGNVLAVINDIKYPLSSDNTSIDAYDVGISNVFDYSPFGAPLDGRTIENIFHQGTNSDVQTLPDTVEIYKNNFDNPPATGSPYYSTEVTLNNNLSNTVWSSSTGEFTNFNGKTGKAIAISSASADTSYITLSFDVANGYALDIASYSFYHRSSNTGYANYILTVNNMEAGSGSIWVTSGSSLHFTGVVDVSNPISGQTGTVSVVLKLYGGMHGYGGTFRMDDFTLNGFVVEENSGGGASKFIVSGGYRYGFNGQERTDEISGAGNHTTAEFWEYDSRLGRRWNIDPVVKPHESPYATFANNPIWFIDPNGADSALANGSNTWMWNTEEGDTYSSISKRTGVGIDNLREWNGFVDTKIPTGTLLHISDPTAKEPSTSAPMQTPLGSIQLHILEPNSGDRGARMYVGITFTPNEANKDEQFVWFQTVGNNDPAENSRQPNANERTLLNSTFYTNDKDAGMRDAREYAGKQLIPRRTVFNPPAGSTAFFDGPSRAHIDNGTIKWGAHLQLYKKVDDTYIKVGTIRYGFTMQNNVITPTLFRFNPNTNNDADTQYHNQQFKEWDTTH, encoded by the coding sequence ATGCTCGAAAAAAGTACATATTACATTTTAGATGCCCAAGGCAATCAATTGAGTATGTATGATTATTTGGTAGATACAGCTGAAAACACCGCCAAATACTATTTATCCGAACGGAATATTTATGGAAGTTCTCGTTTAGGAACCTTAAAAGATCCTCTAGAGGTATTTTCAGGCGTTCCCCTTCCAAGTTACGGAACAGTCGGCAACAGAAACTATGAGCTCAATAATCATTTAGGGAATGTGCTTGCTGTAATTAATGACATCAAATATCCGCTTTCTTCGGATAACACGAGTATTGATGCATATGATGTTGGTATCTCCAATGTATTTGATTATTCCCCATTTGGTGCGCCACTCGATGGTAGAACGATAGAAAACATCTTCCATCAAGGAACAAATTCTGATGTGCAAACGCTCCCAGATACGGTAGAGATTTACAAAAACAACTTTGACAATCCACCTGCAACAGGAAGTCCGTATTACAGCACGGAGGTAACCCTCAACAACAATCTTTCGAATACTGTTTGGTCAAGTTCAACGGGAGAATTCACCAACTTTAATGGAAAAACAGGAAAGGCAATTGCGATAAGTTCGGCAAGTGCAGATACTTCCTATATTACGCTTTCTTTTGATGTGGCAAACGGTTATGCGCTTGACATTGCGAGTTACAGTTTTTACCACAGAAGCAGTAATACGGGTTATGCAAACTATATTTTAACTGTAAATAACATGGAGGCAGGCAGTGGCTCAATTTGGGTCACGAGTGGCTCATCTCTTCATTTTACAGGAGTTGTGGATGTTTCCAATCCGATATCTGGACAAACTGGAACTGTAAGCGTTGTTTTAAAACTCTATGGGGGAATGCACGGCTATGGCGGCACGTTCCGAATGGATGATTTTACGCTCAATGGCTTTGTGGTGGAAGAGAATAGTGGAGGCGGAGCTTCTAAGTTTATTGTGAGTGGAGGATATAGGTATGGGTTTAACGGTCAGGAGCGTACAGATGAAATAAGTGGGGCTGGAAACCACACCACAGCTGAGTTTTGGGAATACGATAGTAGATTAGGAAGAAGATGGAATATAGACCCAGTTGTAAAACCACACGAAAGCCCTTATGCTACGTTTGCAAACAACCCTATTTGGTTTATTGACCCGAATGGGGCGGATTCGGCTTTAGCAAATGGAAGTAATACATGGATGTGGAATACAGAAGAAGGGGATACTTATTCAAGTATAAGCAAACGTACAGGGGTTGGAATTGATAATTTACGGGAGTGGAACGGATTTGTAGACACAAAGATTCCAACAGGAACATTATTACATATTTCAGACCCAACTGCAAAGGAACCTAGCACCTCTGCTCCAATGCAAACCCCTTTAGGTTCAATTCAATTACATATACTTGAACCGAATAGCGGAGATCGGGGAGCTAGAATGTACGTTGGAATAACGTTTACACCTAATGAAGCCAATAAAGACGAACAATTTGTATGGTTTCAAACAGTAGGGAATAATGACCCAGCGGAAAACTCTAGGCAACCTAACGCAAACGAAAGAACCTTGTTAAATAGTACTTTTTACACGAATGATAAGGATGCAGGAATGAGGGATGCTAGGGAATACGCAGGGAAACAACTTATACCTAGAAGAACTGTATTCAATCCACCAGCAGGAAGTACTGCATTTTTTGACGGACCTAGTAGAGCTCACATTGATAATGGAACAATAAAATGGGGGGCACACTTGCAACTGTATAAAAAAGTCGATGATACATATATAAAAGTGGGAACAATTCGATACGGTTTTACTATGCAAAATAATGTAATAACTCCGACTTTATTCCGATTTAATCCTAATACAAATAATGATGCAGATACTCAATATCACAATCAACAGTTTAAAGAATGGGATACAACACACTAA